In Spinacia oleracea cultivar Varoflay chromosome 5, BTI_SOV_V1, whole genome shotgun sequence, a single window of DNA contains:
- the LOC130461966 gene encoding uncharacterized protein, whose protein sequence is MIEDVMEDNFDQDGLTGRDGPDDAPLDEIEGALVNMDVDLDNPETVTKSKKSRGTFYCRKLTLLPPGKKINVEFDEDGNSIGPESSLFSFYLGQQVQNHSVCHVQVKLWEDFKLETLDHLWTCILEKCSFDDPEFRKENVMKHARRLFRDSRHKWKRKFFNDPTLKTKEERLKNKPPNMTKVDWKYLIELWSDSKFQEKSEKAKKSRSFQKMPHYNGTQSFARLKQDIMEQNDGKCTRLDVMVESRKRKSKSKKRVNVATLANNVHAVDELTKLKEQREQGIHKKTDEQIFQ, encoded by the exons ATGATTGAAGATGTTATGGAGGACAACTTTGATCAAGATGGACTGACTGGAAGAGATGGACCGGATGATGCACCCCTTGATGAAATAGAAGGTGCCCTTGTGAATATGGATGTTGATCTTGATAATCCTG AAACTGTTACAAAATCGAAGAAATCAAGGGGGACATTTTATTGCAGAAAGCTTACATTGTTACCCCCTGGGAAAAAAATCAATGTGGAGTTTGATGAGGACGGAAATTCAATTGGTCCTGAATCTTCATTATTTTCTTTCTACTTGGGTCAACAAGTACAAAACCATTCAGTTTGTCACGTACAAGTCAAACTTTGGGAAGACTTTAAACTTGAAACGCTAGATCATTTGTGGACTTGTATCCTG GAGAAATGCTCATTTGATGATCCCGAGTTTAGGAAGGAAAATGTCATGAAACATGCAAGAAGGTTATTTAGGGATAGCAGGCACAAATGGAAGAGGAAGTTCTTCAACGATCCAACTTTGAAAACGAAAGAGGAGCGCTTGAAAAATAAGCCTCCAAACATGACAAAAGTGGATTGGAAATACTTAATTGAGCTTTGGAGCGATTCTAAGTTTCAG GAGAAGAGTGAAAAGGCAAAAAAAAGCAGGTCCTTTCAAAAGATGCCTCACTACAATGGCACTCAAAGTTTTGCTCGCCTTAAACAAGACATT ATGGAACAAAATGATGGGAAATGTACACGTCTTGATGTGATGGTAGAGTCTCGTAAgagaaaatcaaaatcaaagaaGCGAGTAAATGTTGCGACCTTAGCCAATAACGTGCATGCAGTA GATGAACTAACGAAATTAAAGGAGCAAAGAGAACAAGGAATTCATAAGAAAACAGATGAACAGATTTTCCAATAG